The Candidatus Neomarinimicrobiota bacterium genome contains the following window.
TCCATTAGATGTCCCATCTCCTATAAATTGTTCGGATCAATCACTTTTGGCCAGGTCAAGTTCCCACGGATCAAATCGTACTAGTCCTGGCCCTGTTCCATCACCCATAAGTTGACAGCCAGAGCTTACGCTTCTGATGTTGGATTATCATCAGGTGCCTCTACAACCAGCACACTAGAGGCAAGCTCTTCAGAAACCCACTGCTCGAGACCATCATCATCAGACCTGATTTTCTCCAGATCTGTGGGATCGTAACCTTTGGGAAGTTTTGCCAAATTGCATATGGGTTCACCCGGACTCACGGCAGGTAAGCTGGTCATTCCTACAACAACACCATCAAAAGGAGCGTATAAAATATTCTGATCATCCCCCAGTAAAGTGGTATTTGTGACCAGGGCTTGATCCTTTGTAACCATATCACCCGGTTTGATGTGAAATTGTAGGAATCCACCATGCTCGGCACGTATCCATTTTGATTTCTCAACCACAATCTGATAGCTGGGCCGCTCAGCAGGTATGTCGATCATACCCAGGCTGCGGAGTACATTTTTTATCCCTTTGACAGCGGTCTCAACGATACTTGGTTCTACTTTCCATATCTCTCCACCCTCCATAATAATGGTCGGGCATCCTGCTTTGCACGCCTCACGACGAAATCCGCCAGTAGGACCAACCCCATTGAGAATGAGATCTGAGCCAAATGACTTGGCCAACCTGCGAACCTTGGGGTTGGTCATATCCCCTCTCACATTGGGGTAATTAGTTCGGCGAATAGATGCAGTATGGAGATCAATGCCAAAATCACTCCTGGTAACAATTTCATTAAAAATCTTATGCGCCAATCGACTGGCCTGGCTACCGCCAGAAGATCCTGGGAAACAGCGATTCAGATCTCGCCGATCTGGTAGATATCTGGAGTGTCTATCAAAGGCTAAAATATTTAGGACGGGAACCAGAATGAGCGAGCCTTTAAGCAGTTCAAAATCAGGATCCT
Protein-coding sequences here:
- a CDS encoding succinylglutamate desuccinylase/aspartoacylase family protein; the protein is MTSTRERKPIGEWFGETIAPGEERDVFLNVGESYSSSTVTIPIHIRRAKLDGPVVFITAALHGDEINGTGAVRHIIQDPDFELLKGSLILVPVLNILAFDRHSRYLPDRRDLNRCFPGSSGGSQASRLAHKIFNEIVTRSDFGIDLHTASIRRTNYPNVRGDMTNPKVRRLAKSFGSDLILNGVGPTGGFRREACKAGCPTIIMEGGEIWKVEPSIVETAVKGIKNVLRSLGMIDIPAERPSYQIVVEKSKWIRAEHGGFLQFHIKPGDMVTKDQALVTNTTLLGDDQNILYAPFDGVVVGMTSLPAVSPGEPICNLAKLPKGYDPTDLEKIRSDDDGLEQWVSEELASSVLVVEAPDDNPTSEA